In the genome of Bacteroidales bacterium, one region contains:
- a CDS encoding dipeptidase has product MKRTLLIFISLFCLTFSSTPCTSYLVSKGASVDGSTMITYIGDSHIRYGNLYFKPRGVWSDGTMITIYDRSSNKPLGQIAQAKETYQVIGFMNEYQVSIGETTFGGRSELKDSTGIIDWGSIMFLALQRSKTAREAIKVIAELTAEYGYHSSGESYSIADPNEVWIMEIVGKGTDLKTDKKTKAKYNANRGTVWVAMRVPDGYVCAHANQARITTFPLEDGVKSISSKSLDKINNPSIEVVYAYDVIDFARSKGYFSGNDADFSFCEAYAPLDFGAARFCELRVWAFYNRVCGDMQQYWDYATGKTKSGAMPLFVKPNRKLSYQDLTAAMGDYLQGTELDMSKDVGAGPHGLPYRWRPMTWKYNDKEYFHERVTATQQTAFSWVAQMRNWLPNHIGGLFWYGLDDANHTVHTPFYCGMSSVPHSYAEGNGDILTYSDNAAFWVFNRVSHFSYLFYDRVIVDIRKKQNEYAEKYKAYIPVIDAGAVSLHKENPERAVEFITDFSHNMANALVNDWKNFSNFLLVKYLDGNIKQEIDGEFIRTPYGFPKGLKQFDYPDEWKKTIIDQTGDKFLVPKEKSE; this is encoded by the coding sequence ATGAAACGAACCCTATTAATTTTCATTTCTCTATTTTGTTTAACATTTAGTTCTACCCCTTGTACGAGTTATTTGGTTTCAAAGGGAGCTTCAGTTGATGGCTCGACAATGATTACCTATATTGGCGATTCGCATATAAGATATGGTAATTTATATTTCAAACCGCGCGGTGTGTGGTCCGATGGAACAATGATAACCATATACGACCGCAGTTCAAACAAACCTTTAGGTCAGATAGCGCAAGCAAAAGAGACTTATCAGGTTATTGGCTTTATGAACGAGTATCAAGTGTCAATCGGCGAGACTACGTTTGGCGGACGTTCAGAGTTGAAAGACTCAACTGGAATTATTGACTGGGGTAGCATTATGTTTCTTGCTTTGCAACGTTCCAAAACAGCACGCGAAGCTATTAAGGTAATTGCCGAATTAACAGCTGAATATGGATATCACAGTAGCGGAGAGTCCTACTCAATTGCTGACCCAAATGAAGTTTGGATAATGGAGATTGTTGGCAAAGGCACAGATTTAAAAACCGATAAAAAGACAAAAGCAAAATATAATGCTAACAGAGGAACTGTGTGGGTTGCAATGCGAGTTCCGGACGGTTATGTGTGCGCACATGCCAATCAGGCGCGAATAACTACTTTTCCTCTTGAGGATGGAGTTAAGTCAATCAGTTCCAAAAGTTTAGATAAAATTAATAATCCTTCGATTGAGGTAGTTTATGCGTACGATGTTATAGATTTTGCCCGCAGTAAGGGATACTTTTCCGGTAACGATGCCGATTTCAGTTTTTGCGAAGCTTATGCTCCATTGGATTTTGGTGCTGCACGTTTTTGCGAACTGCGTGTTTGGGCGTTTTACAATCGTGTTTGTGGCGATATGCAACAATATTGGGATTACGCCACAGGCAAAACAAAATCAGGCGCCATGCCACTATTTGTAAAACCAAATCGCAAATTGAGCTATCAGGATTTAACGGCAGCAATGGGCGATTACCTACAAGGCACCGAGTTGGATATGTCAAAAGATGTCGGAGCGGGTCCACACGGACTTCCATATCGTTGGAGACCAATGACCTGGAAATATAACGACAAGGAGTATTTTCACGAACGTGTTACAGCAACTCAACAAACTGCTTTTTCGTGGGTTGCCCAGATGCGAAACTGGTTGCCAAATCATATCGGAGGTCTGTTTTGGTACGGTTTAGATGATGCAAATCACACTGTTCACACACCTTTCTATTGTGGAATGTCAAGTGTGCCACACTCTTACGCTGAAGGGAACGGCGATATTCTGACATACTCCGATAATGCAGCATTTTGGGTGTTTAACCGAGTTTCACACTTTTCGTATCTGTTTTACGATAGGGTAATTGTCGATATTCGTAAGAAACAAAACGAGTATGCCGAAAAGTATAAAGCGTACATTCCGGTAATAGATGCTGGAGCAGTGAGCCTACATAAAGAGAATCCCGAAAGGGCGGTTGAGTTTATTACCGATTTTTCGCACAACATGGCAAATGCATTGGTTAACGATTGGAAAAACTTCAGTAACTTTTTGTTGGTCAAATACTTAGACGGAAATATAAAACAGGAAATAGATGGCGAGTTTATACGCACGCCTTACGGATTTCCAAAAGGATTAAAGCAATTTGATTACCCCGATGAGTGGAAAAAAACAATTATCGACCAAACAGGCGATAAGTTTTTAGTTCCAAAAGAAAAATCTGAGTAG
- a CDS encoding ATP-binding cassette domain-containing protein, with translation MYVKIKDLRYEVNGQVIINNLSVDISEGCKYLLDWPSGTGKTSLLRILFGFAVPTSGEIFFDGKIAQRNDFRNIRKSISYINQHADLHSGVVKEALDEIFSYPANATIENPVQKLTELLPQLNLQPEIFTKQSADLSGGERQRLLFLICKVLDKPLWLFDEITSGLDIDNKRTVVEMVAKSKQTAIISSHDTVWRENPNFISIKLK, from the coding sequence ATGTACGTAAAAATCAAAGATTTACGTTATGAGGTCAATGGACAGGTTATAATTAATAATCTGTCTGTTGATATTTCCGAGGGGTGTAAATATCTGTTAGACTGGCCCTCGGGCACAGGAAAAACATCGCTATTGCGGATTTTATTTGGGTTTGCTGTGCCAACATCTGGAGAGATTTTTTTCGATGGAAAGATTGCTCAAAGAAATGATTTCAGAAATATCAGAAAATCAATAAGTTATATAAATCAGCATGCCGATTTACATTCGGGAGTTGTGAAAGAGGCTTTAGATGAGATTTTTTCGTATCCTGCCAATGCTACGATAGAAAATCCTGTGCAGAAATTAACAGAACTGTTGCCACAACTGAATTTACAACCCGAAATATTTACAAAACAGAGTGCAGACCTCTCTGGTGGCGAACGCCAAAGATTGTTGTTCCTGATTTGTAAGGTGTTAGACAAGCCGTTGTGGTTATTCGACGAAATTACATCAGGTCTCGACATAGATAACAAACGAACGGTAGTTGAAATGGTTGCAAAATCGAAACAGACAGCAATAATAAGCTCGCACGATACTGTTTGGCGCGAGAATCCTAACTTTATCTCAATTAAACTCAAATAA
- a CDS encoding ABC transporter permease codes for MGASDITYIGMIWAILLLIPVFLINYLFDLKQFKPYVVAAIRMIAQLAFVGVYLHYIFEWNKPWVNFLYLVVMIFIAVYQSIKQTKIPFRRFIFPVILATFIPTVTIVLYFNYLIVGISDLFDAKYLIPIGGMILGNSMKSNIIALERFYGELSTNTRDYLVPISFGADRNRAVKPFVRKSILAAMSPIVATMLTIGLVSLPGMMTGQILGGSMPVTAIKYQIAIMLAIFCSNIVGVAMTLKLVIPRSFDCYDMPIKLKVKS; via the coding sequence ATGGGAGCATCAGACATCACGTATATAGGAATGATTTGGGCAATACTGTTGCTGATACCTGTTTTTTTAATAAACTATTTATTTGATTTAAAGCAGTTTAAGCCTTATGTCGTAGCCGCTATACGAATGATTGCGCAACTTGCTTTCGTAGGAGTTTACTTGCACTATATTTTTGAATGGAACAAGCCTTGGGTCAATTTTTTGTATTTAGTTGTGATGATTTTTATTGCTGTTTATCAGTCAATTAAACAAACAAAAATACCATTTCGAAGGTTTATATTTCCTGTAATTTTGGCAACATTTATCCCAACGGTTACTATTGTTCTATACTTCAATTATTTAATTGTTGGAATAAGTGATCTGTTCGATGCCAAATACTTGATTCCTATTGGAGGAATGATTTTAGGAAACTCAATGAAATCAAATATTATTGCGCTTGAGCGTTTTTATGGGGAGTTATCGACCAATACGCGAGATTATTTGGTTCCAATATCGTTTGGAGCGGACAGAAACAGGGCAGTAAAACCTTTTGTGCGAAAAAGCATTTTAGCCGCCATGAGTCCTATTGTTGCTACAATGTTAACAATCGGATTGGTTTCACTTCCGGGCATGATGACCGGACAGATTTTAGGCGGAAGTATGCCCGTAACTGCCATAAAGTACCAAATAGCTATAATGTTGGCAATATTTTGCTCAAACATTGTTGGCGTAGCGATGACGTTAAAGTTGGTTATTCCCCGTTCGTTCGACTGTTACGATATGCCTATTAAGTTGAAAGTTAAAAGTTGA
- a CDS encoding PKD domain-containing protein, translating to MKAREILMGLALGLIMTSCGKKPVADFTWEPKEPKAGQEVKFTNLSTDAKSYSWNFGDMSIGNETNPTHIYKRKGNYIIDLRAHNGLKSDEKTVTINVTD from the coding sequence ATGAAAGCAAGAGAAATTTTAATGGGGTTGGCTTTAGGATTAATTATGACAAGTTGTGGAAAAAAACCAGTCGCTGATTTCACATGGGAGCCCAAAGAACCAAAGGCTGGACAAGAAGTAAAATTCACAAACCTTTCAACTGACGCAAAGTCTTATTCATGGAACTTTGGAGATATGTCTATTGGTAACGAAACCAATCCTACCCATATTTATAAAAGAAAAGGAAATTATATTATTGATTTAAGAGCCCACAATGGACTAAAATCAGATGAAAAAACTGTAACAATTAATGTAACTGACTAA
- a CDS encoding T9SS type A sorting domain-containing protein, producing MKKLVIIFTLIFALLSKSYSQEYFDRTFGKTQNEVGQKILKENDSILVLFGWGAEYSFYFVKCNLKGDTILTKTYDFNYYNSGIDIVQLPDNKYILVGENGGIMKINNNGEIDWIKHNSDYSFSSGTLYNDTSFLLTGSKLAFSHIDTIPDGGIDSVFYSDIVMKQISFNGELINELIFNFADYDFENGNDIIKTSNDDIVITGYSYNDGMPNLFLVRVDSELNTLIDTVYSYEGIYVGNEVLENTSNQLIITGDKYDLIKSRKDILVSKIDNLGNILWERQINLWEDSEELYCSGTGQSIIETGSGYIYVFGNLSDGTNGAEQIRDLFFIKMNNTGDTLYTKVLDNPGNKMSGSLIEINENKFAMIGATDYLTNGGYDMYLILSDSLGNFKATTGIYDREIQVSNFIYPNPASDYLNIELENIQSIEIIDLQGRLQKRIIGNQNKLWIGDIPVGMYFIQVKTEKKILSKKIIIK from the coding sequence ATGAAAAAACTAGTCATCATCTTTACATTGATTTTTGCACTTTTAAGTAAATCGTATTCTCAAGAATATTTTGATCGCACTTTTGGAAAAACTCAAAACGAAGTCGGACAAAAAATATTAAAAGAAAATGACTCTATCCTTGTATTATTTGGATGGGGTGCAGAATATTCTTTCTATTTTGTTAAGTGTAATTTAAAAGGTGATACAATTTTAACCAAGACCTATGATTTTAACTATTATAATTCTGGAATTGATATTGTTCAACTCCCAGATAATAAATACATTTTAGTTGGAGAAAATGGCGGAATTATGAAAATTAACAATAATGGAGAAATTGATTGGATAAAGCATAATAGTGATTATTCCTTTTCTTCGGGAACTTTATATAATGACACATCATTCTTGTTAACAGGAAGTAAACTAGCTTTTAGCCACATTGATACAATTCCAGATGGTGGTATTGACAGCGTTTTCTATTCAGACATTGTAATGAAACAAATTAGTTTTAATGGAGAACTAATAAATGAATTGATATTTAATTTCGCTGATTATGATTTTGAAAATGGTAATGATATTATTAAAACAAGTAATGATGATATTGTTATTACTGGATATAGCTATAATGATGGAATGCCGAATTTGTTTTTAGTTAGAGTTGATTCTGAATTGAATACATTAATTGATACCGTTTATAGTTATGAAGGAATATATGTTGGTAATGAAGTGCTTGAAAATACATCGAATCAATTAATTATTACTGGAGATAAATACGATTTAATAAAAAGTAGAAAAGACATTTTAGTTTCCAAAATTGATAATCTTGGAAATATATTATGGGAACGGCAAATTAATTTATGGGAAGACTCTGAGGAATTATATTGTTCAGGTACTGGGCAATCAATTATTGAAACAGGTAGTGGATATATATATGTATTCGGTAATCTATCGGATGGAACAAATGGTGCAGAGCAAATTCGTGATTTGTTTTTTATTAAAATGAATAATACTGGCGATACTTTATATACAAAAGTATTGGACAACCCTGGAAATAAAATGTCAGGTTCATTGATTGAAATAAATGAAAATAAGTTTGCAATGATTGGTGCTACGGATTATTTAACAAATGGTGGATACGATATGTATTTAATATTGTCCGATAGTCTAGGAAATTTTAAAGCTACAACTGGAATTTATGACAGAGAGATTCAAGTTTCAAATTTTATATATCCTAATCCAGCATCTGATTATTTAAACATTGAGTTGGAAAATATTCAGTCAATTGAAATAATTGATTTGCAAGGAAGATTACAAAAAAGAATAATTGGAAATCAGAATAAATTGTGGATTGGTGATATTCCTGTCGGAATGTACTTTATTCAAGTTAAGACAGAAAAAAAGATATTAAGTAAAAAGATTATAATCAAATAA
- a CDS encoding endonuclease MutS2, with translation MLYPKEIEEKLGFDIIRNKLLNKCLCEQGKELVLSMSFMTDFNSVLLERDQTFEFVRIIQNQHDFPTDNYHDLRPVFARIKPHGTFPVPEEVLNLKMSLKTLKAIALFFKSDERQEQYPNLTKLSQKLKLYPFVYDLCDKIIGKNATVRDNASPGLAQIRRSISEKQQHVSKTVTQIFKQAQLSGWVDSDLQPVIREGRLMIPVLATHKRQIKGIVHDESATGKTVYIEPSAAVELNNSIREDMLEEKREIRRILIAFADEIRPYVPDLLESYNILGMFDFTRSKALLAMSMTATKIEVVEDPIVDLRLAINPILHLNFVSEKKTVVPLDISLNSENRILLISGPNAGGKSVALKTVGILQYMMQCGLLVPACESSTLGIFQKMFVNIGDDQSIDNDLSTYSSHLLHMKNTLRNCNSMSMVLIDEFGSGTEPIIGGAIAEAILDKLNQNRVFGVITTHYSNLKHYASQTSGIMNGAMMFDTQRIEPTFKLEQGKPGGSFAIEIAHKIGLSPDVIDDAKKRAGEDTVNFDKHLREILRDKRYWEEKRDQIRKQEKRLEEVIQKQLTFLDEAKKLKSDIKQKATSEAEKLLDGVNRKIENTIREIKESQADKEKTAEARKDLDLLRDNLKSRDSQNKDELEQRIEHVNRIARKHKIANNKKSSEQEIKSYEKGDYVRIVGQNTIGQILEISEKTAVIAFGDFITTVSPEKLEYISNNKARKQSRASRPTMHSSEFSKKQLSFKPYIDVRGKYADEAIQIVAEFIDNAIMFGSHDLRILHGRGNGILRQVIREYLRSVNKVAEISDEHVEHGGDGITVVKLSN, from the coding sequence GTGCTATATCCAAAAGAGATAGAAGAGAAATTAGGATTTGACATTATTCGCAATAAGTTGTTAAACAAATGCTTATGCGAGCAAGGCAAAGAGTTAGTTCTCTCAATGTCCTTTATGACCGACTTTAATTCGGTTCTGTTAGAACGCGACCAGACATTTGAATTTGTAAGAATAATTCAAAACCAACACGATTTTCCTACAGACAACTATCACGACCTAAGACCTGTATTTGCAAGGATTAAGCCACACGGAACCTTCCCCGTTCCCGAAGAGGTTTTAAATCTAAAAATGTCGCTAAAAACCCTAAAAGCAATTGCACTCTTTTTTAAATCTGATGAGCGACAAGAACAGTATCCAAACCTTACAAAATTATCTCAAAAGCTCAAGCTATACCCCTTTGTTTACGACCTGTGCGATAAAATTATAGGCAAAAACGCAACTGTACGCGACAACGCATCGCCCGGACTTGCACAAATTAGACGCTCCATTTCAGAGAAACAGCAACATGTGTCAAAAACTGTAACACAGATTTTCAAACAAGCCCAACTTTCTGGCTGGGTAGATTCTGATTTACAACCAGTTATACGCGAAGGTCGCTTAATGATTCCTGTACTAGCTACACATAAACGGCAAATTAAAGGGATAGTTCATGATGAGTCTGCCACTGGAAAAACTGTATATATAGAGCCTTCCGCTGCTGTCGAATTAAACAACTCGATACGTGAAGATATGCTCGAAGAGAAACGCGAGATACGGCGTATTCTGATAGCATTTGCTGACGAAATAAGACCCTATGTTCCTGATTTATTGGAGTCTTACAATATTCTTGGGATGTTCGACTTTACACGTTCAAAGGCTCTTTTGGCAATGTCTATGACTGCTACAAAAATTGAGGTTGTCGAAGACCCCATAGTCGATTTGCGATTGGCGATTAACCCGATACTGCATTTGAACTTTGTTTCCGAGAAGAAAACAGTCGTTCCGCTTGATATTTCACTGAACTCAGAAAACAGAATTTTACTTATATCAGGACCTAACGCCGGCGGTAAGTCTGTGGCACTCAAAACAGTAGGCATTTTACAATATATGATGCAGTGCGGATTGTTAGTCCCAGCTTGTGAAAGCAGTACTCTTGGGATTTTCCAAAAAATGTTTGTAAATATCGGTGACGACCAAAGCATTGATAACGATTTATCGACCTACAGCTCGCACCTGCTACATATGAAAAACACTTTACGCAATTGCAACTCAATGTCAATGGTTTTGATTGATGAGTTTGGTAGCGGTACGGAGCCAATTATTGGCGGAGCCATTGCCGAGGCGATTTTGGATAAACTAAACCAAAATCGTGTATTTGGCGTAATCACAACGCATTACAGCAACTTAAAGCATTATGCGTCGCAAACATCGGGCATTATGAATGGAGCCATGATGTTTGATACTCAACGCATTGAGCCAACATTTAAGCTCGAACAGGGCAAGCCCGGTGGCTCATTTGCCATCGAAATTGCTCATAAAATTGGTCTCTCGCCCGATGTAATCGACGATGCCAAAAAAAGAGCGGGAGAAGATACTGTTAACTTTGACAAACACCTTCGCGAAATATTACGTGACAAACGATATTGGGAAGAGAAGCGCGACCAAATCAGAAAGCAGGAGAAGCGATTGGAAGAGGTTATCCAAAAACAGCTTACATTCCTTGATGAGGCAAAAAAACTAAAATCTGATATTAAGCAAAAGGCAACCTCCGAAGCCGAAAAACTTTTAGACGGCGTTAACAGGAAGATAGAGAACACTATACGCGAAATCAAAGAGTCGCAAGCCGATAAAGAGAAAACAGCGGAAGCACGTAAGGATTTAGACCTGTTGCGAGATAATCTAAAGAGCAGAGACAGCCAAAACAAAGATGAGTTGGAGCAACGTATCGAGCATGTCAACAGAATAGCGCGTAAGCATAAAATAGCAAACAATAAAAAGAGTTCCGAACAAGAGATAAAAAGCTATGAGAAAGGCGATTACGTTCGCATTGTTGGACAAAACACTATTGGGCAAATATTAGAAATATCGGAAAAGACAGCGGTTATTGCTTTTGGCGATTTTATAACCACGGTATCGCCTGAAAAACTTGAATATATCTCAAACAACAAGGCTCGCAAGCAATCGAGAGCAAGTCGCCCGACGATGCATAGCAGCGAATTTTCAAAAAAACAACTCTCTTTCAAACCCTATATTGATGTGAGAGGAAAATACGCTGACGAGGCAATACAAATTGTCGCCGAATTTATCGACAACGCTATAATGTTTGGCTCGCACGACCTGCGAATTTTGCACGGTCGCGGAAACGGAATACTTAGACAGGTTATACGAGAATACTTGCGTTCGGTAAACAAAGTCGCCGAAATATCCGATGAACATGTTGAACACGGAGGAGACGGGATTACGGTTGTAAAACTTTCCAATTAA
- a CDS encoding WbqC family protein: protein MSKRVGMVSVVLSTAYFPNIQYFTKIISNEIVFIEYHEHFMRQSYRTRSCIYGANGLQSLNVPVEKYSNNTKISEIKVAYYPEWQKNHWKSIMSAYKNSPYFEHYADSIKPIFQRKYELLVEMNLEILQTLIKILKISADIRKTDNYETSVDNDWRNGIHPKRQYEKNDDSFEPFQYYQVFAYKYGFIPNLSILDAIFCEGPATINIINKSIKAV, encoded by the coding sequence TTGTCGAAAAGAGTCGGAATGGTTAGCGTAGTTTTAAGCACCGCGTATTTTCCTAATATACAATATTTTACAAAAATAATTTCTAATGAGATAGTTTTTATTGAGTATCACGAACATTTTATGCGTCAGAGCTATAGAACACGTAGTTGTATATATGGTGCCAATGGGCTTCAATCGTTAAATGTTCCTGTTGAAAAATACTCAAATAACACTAAAATATCGGAAATAAAGGTTGCTTATTACCCTGAATGGCAAAAAAATCATTGGAAAAGCATTATGTCGGCTTATAAAAATTCGCCCTATTTTGAGCATTATGCCGATAGTATAAAACCAATATTTCAAAGAAAATATGAATTGTTAGTCGAAATGAACTTAGAGATATTGCAAACGTTAATTAAAATTTTGAAAATCAGTGCAGATATTAGAAAAACTGATAATTATGAAACATCGGTTGATAACGATTGGAGGAACGGTATTCATCCTAAAAGGCAGTATGAGAAAAATGATGATAGTTTTGAACCGTTCCAATATTATCAGGTTTTCGCCTATAAATATGGCTTTATTCCAAACTTATCAATACTTGACGCCATTTTTTGCGAAGGACCGGCAACGATTAATATAATAAATAAATCGATAAAAGCTGTTTAA